The following coding sequences are from one Streptomyces sp. NBC_00536 window:
- a CDS encoding MepB family protein: MTTRRADTVHPDLLAAKALVFDPCGFTCSRPVPEAESAAYAAHAFGVDGLAVRFRVAKVTPTKVGQFVTVWKRAAPGGPIQPFDVADGIDLFVISTRDRHHFGQFVFPVDALRRHGVVAVDGHGGKRAFRVYPPWVTDLNRQAGTAQEWQLDHFLRLDEGWPVDLGRARTLYRGGQAA, translated from the coding sequence ATGACGACGCGCCGCGCGGACACCGTCCACCCCGACCTGCTCGCGGCGAAGGCGCTCGTCTTCGATCCCTGCGGGTTCACCTGCTCGCGGCCGGTGCCCGAGGCCGAGAGCGCCGCGTACGCCGCCCACGCGTTCGGCGTCGACGGGCTGGCCGTCCGGTTCCGGGTGGCCAAGGTGACGCCCACCAAGGTCGGGCAGTTCGTCACCGTGTGGAAGCGGGCGGCCCCGGGTGGGCCCATCCAGCCGTTCGACGTCGCGGACGGCATCGATCTCTTCGTGATCAGCACGCGCGATCGCCACCACTTCGGGCAGTTCGTCTTCCCCGTGGACGCGCTCCGTCGGCACGGTGTCGTGGCGGTCGACGGGCACGGCGGGAAGCGGGCCTTCCGCGTGTACCCGCCCTGGGTGACCGACCTCAACCGGCAGGCCGGAACGGCGCAGGAGTGGCAGCTGGACCACTTCCTGCGCCTGGATGAGGGCTGGCCCGTAGACCTGGGCCGCGCCCGCACGCTGTACCGGGGCGGCCAGGCCGCTTGA